In the Setaria italica strain Yugu1 chromosome VI, Setaria_italica_v2.0, whole genome shotgun sequence genome, one interval contains:
- the LOC101773841 gene encoding putative F-box/LRR-repeat protein 22: MPSSVRRRKRRRVGGHWNSSPSPPESRDWAALPSDVLWDVFRRLRIADILCGAGQVCVAWRRFSIDERSLWRCIDLAGWNKRRRTAMGRVALERSAGQCEAFSGHDAGQFLCRIAASAPSLRSLHVRPFRRFSIHRPSAHLISRVIVKLPLLEELVLSRLILPNPDALLVALLDYCSRLQVLDLGRCVTFSPTATEVRKRCRRRTIKHLTLPRCVPHVDPVYITGGFEFSKL, encoded by the coding sequence ATGCCTtcctccgtccgccgccgcaaACGCCGCCGTGTGGGTGGCCACTGGAACTCTTCCCCTTCGCCTCCAGAGTCCAGGGACTGGGCGGCGCTGCCTTCCGACGTCCTGTGGGATGTGTTCCGGAGGCTGCGGATCGCCGACATCCTCTGCGGAGCCGGCCAGGTCTGCGTGGCCTGGCGGCGCTTCTCAATCGACGAGCGCTCTCTGTGGCGGTGCATCGACCTGGCCGGCTGGAACAAGCGTCGACGGACAGCCATGGGCCGCGTGGCCCTGGAGCGCAGCGCCGGGCAGTGCGAGGCCTTCAGCGGCCACGACGCCGGCCAGTTCCTGTGCCGCATCGCCGCCAGCGCTCCGTCGCTGAGGAGCCTCCATGTCCGTCCGTTCCGGCGCTTTAGCATCCATCGTCCCAGCGCGCACCTGATCAGCAGGGTCATCGTGAAGCTCCCGCTGCTGGAGGAGCTCGTGCTGTCGCGCCTGATCCTGCCCAATCCCGACGCGTTGCTGGTGGCCCTCCTCGACTACTGCTCGCGCCTCCAGGTGCTCGATCTCGGCCGCTGCGTCACGTTCTCGCCGACGGCGACAGAGGTGCGGAAAAGATGCAGGAGGAGGACGATCAAGCACCTCACGCTGCCACGTTGTGTTCCACATGTCGATCCAGTGTACATCACAGGGGGTTTTGAGTTCTCAAAGTTATGA